Proteins encoded by one window of Erythrobacter sp.:
- a CDS encoding tetratricopeptide repeat protein yields MKWLSADRIVVAPLAPRFVAGAVGAALVLVATPAAAQSNSRLERIEAQLSALQRAVFPGGDERFFEPEITPEARTTNPQQPLPQVNTSALTDVLARLDAIETQLARLTAATEVNENALSSLETRLVALESGASANPPLAAAATPAPTPAPTGTIPVPGGNAALPAPPPQPQQAAPTPARVAAVQAIAKPATGDQGEDEYTYGFRLWDAGFYPEAQQQLALFIERYPGHRMISFGRNLLGRAFLDAGDPRTAATHFFENYQSDGQGARAADSLLYLAESMIALNDTRRACIALAEFGEGYPALATGRLQGQYATLTGRVDCD; encoded by the coding sequence ATGAAATGGTTGAGCGCGGACAGGATTGTGGTCGCTCCGCTGGCACCCCGGTTCGTGGCTGGCGCGGTGGGCGCGGCGTTGGTGCTGGTTGCTACCCCGGCGGCGGCGCAGTCGAATTCGCGGCTCGAACGGATCGAAGCGCAATTGAGCGCCCTGCAGCGCGCCGTCTTCCCTGGCGGGGATGAGCGCTTTTTCGAGCCGGAGATTACCCCCGAAGCCCGCACCACCAATCCGCAACAGCCCTTGCCGCAGGTCAACACCAGCGCGCTCACCGATGTGCTGGCACGGCTGGATGCCATCGAAACGCAGCTCGCCCGCCTCACCGCTGCGACCGAAGTGAACGAGAATGCGCTTTCCTCGCTGGAGACGCGGCTGGTGGCGCTGGAAAGCGGCGCCTCTGCAAATCCACCGCTCGCGGCGGCCGCCACACCTGCGCCCACGCCCGCGCCGACGGGCACGATTCCGGTTCCGGGGGGAAATGCGGCACTTCCCGCCCCGCCACCGCAACCCCAGCAGGCCGCGCCCACGCCTGCGCGCGTCGCCGCCGTACAGGCGATCGCAAAGCCCGCCACCGGCGATCAGGGTGAGGACGAATATACCTATGGCTTCCGCCTCTGGGATGCGGGCTTCTACCCCGAAGCGCAGCAGCAGCTGGCGCTGTTTATCGAACGCTATCCCGGCCACCGGATGATTTCCTTCGGCCGCAACCTGCTCGGTCGGGCGTTCCTCGATGCCGGTGATCCACGCACCGCGGCGACGCATTTCTTCGAGAACTACCAGTCCGACGGCCAGGGCGCGCGGGCAGCCGACAGCCTGCTCTACCTCGCCGAAAGCATGATCGCCCTGAACGACACCCGCCGCGCCTGCATCGCGCTTGCCGAGTTCGGTGAAGGCTATCCGGCGCTGGCGACGGGCCGCTTGCAGGGCCAGTACGCCACGCTGACCGGAAGGGTCGACTGCGATTGA
- a CDS encoding L,D-transpeptidase family protein produces MNTGVKWIGGLTLLVVALLGSVLFFGNPLEAQEQDVRLSAEDVLADEDGAIATADSAPTAADEHYYGNDPASAEEMARFESRAVVQDVPAYDADNPFVIKRVLPIEGPIRYGEWHWDDEGVPDGPLVITVDLQARVISVFRNGYEIGAAAALLGTERHPTPTGVFPILTKERHNVSERYNNAPMPWTLRLTWDGIAIHGGSTVELGYASHGCIGVPDEFVSRLYEIAEVGDVVIITDGVMTGVGGSLEHSDG; encoded by the coding sequence ATGAACACTGGCGTGAAATGGATCGGCGGACTGACGCTGCTCGTGGTGGCGCTGCTGGGCAGCGTGCTGTTCTTCGGCAATCCGCTCGAAGCGCAGGAGCAGGATGTCCGGCTCTCCGCCGAGGATGTGCTGGCTGACGAGGATGGTGCCATCGCCACTGCGGACAGCGCGCCGACGGCAGCGGACGAGCACTATTACGGCAACGATCCCGCGTCCGCGGAGGAGATGGCCCGCTTTGAATCGCGCGCAGTGGTGCAGGATGTGCCCGCCTATGACGCGGACAACCCCTTCGTTATCAAGCGGGTCCTGCCGATCGAAGGGCCAATCCGCTACGGCGAATGGCACTGGGATGACGAGGGCGTTCCGGATGGCCCGCTGGTCATCACCGTCGACTTGCAGGCGCGCGTCATCAGCGTGTTCCGCAATGGCTATGAAATTGGCGCCGCCGCCGCGCTGCTCGGCACCGAACGCCACCCGACGCCGACCGGCGTGTTCCCGATCCTGACCAAGGAGCGCCACAACGTCTCCGAACGCTACAACAACGCGCCGATGCCCTGGACGCTGCGGCTGACCTGGGACGGCATCGCCATCCACGGCGGCTCGACGGTGGAACTGGGCTACGCCAGCCACGGCTGCATCGGCGTGCCGGACGAATTCGTCTCGCGCCTCTACGAGATTGCGGAAGTGGGCGACGTGGTGATTATCACCGACGGGGTGATGACTGGCGTCGGCGGTTCGCTGGAGCATTCGGACGGCTGA
- a CDS encoding phosphoenolpyruvate carboxylase encodes MSRVGELTDRLQALHQRTVETPLFNPVFQLAHDVSRQLEAGELSLDDIEAMIAELEVAALEARADRLVRMVAPLDHASNADALAEVLDAGDFDAFRARWERPNLHAVFTAHPTFLLTPSQSEAVASAASQGDAIAAEVVGGPRPQVTLAYEHMRAMQAIAHAQDARDAIVAQVLTHAQATWPGRWHELAPLPFRFASWVGYDMDGRTDITWANSIGFRLSEKAERLARYTASLEAIDVAHPLLGEVRPAADYARERADDFAADLSDPAALSVAANRLTASDPRKLLSLGNYIDALEAEAEDCTDGPRAVALKSLAAAMRADGLGMGWIHFRVNAKQLHNAIRRRIDPDGNLDLASKGAVVHLRRAIAEIKPRRSNFGALAIEASTAIRQFLAMAQILAHVDADAPIRMLVAECEEPATVLAALYFAHLFGIADKVDVSPLFETESALEHGGRFLDELLAEQVYRDYARKRGRVAIQTGFSDAGRFVGQVPASLAIERLQGRLSQAMEANGLTDVAALIFNTHGESMGRGAHPTKMADRLDWALSPWAKRRFARAGIVLEPEVSFQGGDGYLWFATPELARATLTRIACLRPADTDADAPVDPFYRRTDLSLDFYRAIKDHQREHLESRTYSRAITAFGLGLLNATGSRVSRRQSDLSADREMSLRQIRAIPHNAILQQLGYPVNVIAGIGHAAESNYEELGALLAESPRGRELVRLVRAASALASVKTVAAYGELFNSAYWASRPYRGTESQLTSACEALSEYLVKDDRVGVFRRLASRLRVDAMKLHRLLAHIPDEAPTEGREDKRRMIGVLQALRLALLQAMFIRAVSVPVFSRANDVSRDDVLEMVFTLRIDEALAQLRRAYPVSFPQISRFDLSEPTDWPDGSDEGYEAIHRDFIDPIERAHALSLRIGTAIANVFGAHG; translated from the coding sequence ATGAGCCGGGTCGGCGAACTGACCGACCGCTTGCAGGCGCTGCACCAGCGCACCGTCGAAACCCCGCTGTTCAATCCGGTCTTCCAGCTGGCCCACGATGTCTCGCGCCAGCTTGAGGCGGGCGAGCTCAGCCTCGACGACATCGAGGCGATGATTGCCGAGCTGGAAGTGGCAGCGCTGGAAGCGCGGGCGGACCGACTGGTGCGAATGGTCGCCCCGCTCGATCATGCCAGCAATGCGGATGCGCTCGCGGAGGTGCTGGATGCGGGCGATTTCGACGCATTCCGCGCGCGCTGGGAGCGGCCGAACCTGCACGCAGTGTTTACCGCGCACCCGACGTTCCTGCTGACGCCCAGCCAGTCCGAGGCGGTGGCATCAGCGGCTTCGCAGGGCGATGCAATTGCGGCAGAGGTTGTGGGCGGCCCGCGCCCGCAGGTCACGCTCGCCTACGAACACATGCGCGCCATGCAAGCCATCGCCCATGCGCAGGACGCGCGCGATGCCATCGTCGCGCAAGTGCTTACCCATGCGCAGGCGACCTGGCCCGGCCGCTGGCACGAATTGGCCCCCCTCCCCTTCCGCTTCGCCAGCTGGGTGGGATACGACATGGACGGGCGGACGGATATCACCTGGGCCAATTCGATCGGCTTCCGCCTCTCCGAAAAGGCCGAGCGGCTGGCGCGGTACACGGCCTCACTTGAAGCCATCGATGTCGCGCACCCGCTGCTCGGTGAAGTGCGCCCCGCCGCCGATTATGCGCGGGAACGCGCCGACGACTTCGCCGCCGACTTGTCCGATCCTGCCGCGCTTTCGGTCGCCGCCAACCGGCTGACCGCCAGCGACCCGCGCAAATTGCTCTCGCTCGGGAACTATATCGATGCGCTGGAGGCAGAGGCGGAAGACTGCACGGATGGTCCCCGCGCCGTCGCTCTCAAATCCCTCGCCGCCGCCATGCGCGCAGACGGGCTGGGCATGGGCTGGATCCATTTTCGGGTGAACGCCAAGCAACTCCACAACGCCATCCGCCGCCGCATCGATCCCGACGGCAATCTCGATCTCGCCAGCAAGGGTGCAGTGGTGCACCTGCGCCGGGCGATTGCGGAGATCAAGCCGAGGCGGAGTAATTTCGGTGCGCTGGCGATCGAGGCCTCCACCGCGATCCGGCAATTCCTGGCGATGGCGCAGATCCTTGCCCATGTGGACGCCGATGCGCCGATCCGGATGCTGGTGGCCGAGTGCGAGGAGCCCGCGACGGTACTCGCCGCGCTCTATTTCGCGCATCTGTTCGGAATTGCCGACAAGGTCGATGTCTCGCCGCTGTTCGAAACCGAATCTGCGCTGGAGCACGGCGGGCGGTTCCTCGACGAGCTGCTCGCCGAACAGGTCTATCGCGATTACGCCCGCAAGCGTGGCCGGGTGGCGATCCAGACCGGGTTTTCCGATGCCGGACGCTTCGTCGGGCAGGTGCCCGCGAGCCTCGCCATCGAGCGGTTGCAGGGCCGCCTCAGCCAGGCGATGGAAGCGAACGGTCTCACCGATGTCGCGGCGCTGATCTTCAACACCCACGGCGAAAGCATGGGCCGCGGCGCCCACCCGACCAAGATGGCGGACCGGCTCGACTGGGCGCTCTCGCCCTGGGCCAAGCGGCGGTTTGCGCGCGCTGGCATCGTGCTGGAACCCGAGGTGAGCTTTCAGGGCGGCGACGGCTACCTTTGGTTTGCCACCCCCGAACTGGCGCGCGCCACGCTCACCCGGATCGCCTGCCTGCGCCCCGCCGATACCGATGCCGATGCCCCGGTCGATCCGTTCTACCGCCGCACCGATCTCTCCCTCGATTTCTACCGCGCGATCAAGGATCACCAGCGCGAGCATCTCGAAAGCCGTACCTATTCCCGCGCGATCACTGCCTTCGGGCTGGGCCTGCTCAACGCCACCGGCAGCCGCGTCAGCCGCCGCCAGAGCGACCTTTCCGCCGACCGCGAAATGTCCTTAAGGCAAATCCGCGCCATCCCGCACAACGCCATCCTGCAGCAACTCGGCTATCCGGTGAACGTGATCGCCGGGATCGGCCATGCCGCGGAGAGCAACTACGAAGAACTCGGCGCGCTGCTGGCCGAAAGCCCGCGCGGGCGCGAGCTGGTGCGGCTGGTTCGCGCCGCCAGTGCGCTCGCCAGCGTCAAGACCGTGGCCGCCTATGGCGAACTGTTCAATTCCGCCTACTGGGCCAGCCGACCCTATCGCGGCACCGAAAGCCAGTTGACCTCTGCCTGCGAGGCGCTGAGCGAGTATCTGGTGAAGGATGACCGCGTCGGCGTGTTCCGCCGCCTCGCCAGCCGCTTGCGGGTGGATGCGATGAAGCTGCACCGGCTGCTCGCACACATTCCCGACGAAGCCCCGACCGAGGGCCGCGAGGACAAGCGGCGGATGATCGGGGTGTTGCAGGCGCTGCGGCTGGCGCTGCTGCAGGCGATGTTCATCCGCGCGGTGAGCGTGCCGGTGTTCAGCCGCGCCAACGATGTCAGCCGTGACGACGTGCTGGAAATGGTCTTTACCCTGCGCATTGACGAGGCGCTGGCACAGTTACGCCGCGCCTATCCGGTCAGCTTCCCGCAGATTTCGCGCTTCGATCTTAGCGAACCGACCGACTGGCCCGATGGCTCCGACGAAGGCTACGAAGCGATCCACAGAGACTTCATCGACCCGATTGAACGCGCCCACGCGCTCTCGCTGCGGATCGGCACCGCGATTGCCAATGTGTTCGGTGCGCATGGTTAG
- a CDS encoding helix-turn-helix domain-containing protein — protein MVDNTKLENELPEVSEPNGVGWHLRRAREEKGLSLEQVAAETRISKRHIEHIEAGEFDALPARAYAVGFSRTLAKTVGLDQADVVAMVHAEMQDDRPRDRHAGTGGGTFEPGDPARSPGGRLVWFSLFAVVLLLAGIFFAARVFFAPAAELPSLTQAEQDGQEAAQAQQAGTSGNTAAPANATGPVVFTATGEVWVRFYDSQDRILSEQTLAEGESYTVPADAVGPKIITGRPDLLTITVGGEAVPPLSEELVTVSDVDVSAAGLLARNAPAPTATGAGPPAATSE, from the coding sequence ATGGTCGATAATACGAAATTGGAAAACGAGTTGCCGGAGGTTTCCGAGCCGAATGGCGTGGGCTGGCACCTGCGCAGGGCGCGTGAGGAGAAGGGCCTGTCGCTCGAACAGGTCGCTGCGGAAACTCGTATCTCGAAACGGCATATCGAACATATCGAGGCGGGCGAATTCGATGCCCTGCCTGCGCGCGCCTACGCCGTAGGCTTTTCGCGCACCCTGGCCAAGACGGTCGGGCTGGATCAGGCCGACGTGGTGGCGATGGTGCACGCCGAAATGCAGGACGATCGCCCGCGTGATCGCCATGCCGGAACAGGTGGCGGAACATTCGAGCCGGGTGATCCGGCCCGATCGCCGGGCGGAAGGCTGGTGTGGTTTTCGCTTTTCGCGGTGGTGCTGTTGCTGGCGGGGATTTTCTTCGCCGCGCGGGTATTCTTTGCCCCGGCCGCAGAACTGCCCTCGCTGACGCAGGCCGAACAGGATGGGCAAGAGGCAGCACAAGCGCAACAGGCCGGGACTTCGGGCAACACTGCCGCGCCCGCGAATGCTACAGGGCCGGTGGTATTCACTGCAACGGGCGAGGTGTGGGTGCGCTTTTACGATTCGCAGGATCGCATTCTTTCGGAACAGACGCTTGCCGAAGGCGAGAGTTATACCGTGCCCGCCGATGCGGTGGGTCCGAAAATCATCACCGGGCGGCCCGATCTTTTGACGATCACCGTGGGCGGGGAAGCGGTGCCCCCGCTGTCGGAGGAGCTGGTGACCGTTAGCGACGTGGACGTCTCTGCCGCCGGCTTGCTGGCGCGCAACGCGCCAGCGCCGACCGCAACCGGTGCCGGACCGCCTGCCGCAACTTCCGAGTAA
- the tilS gene encoding tRNA lysidine(34) synthetase TilS, whose protein sequence is MAMLLLAQEAIPGGFEVATVDHGLRPEAKDECALVVAACAERGVPCEVLTVQVGAGNVQAMAREARYHAIADWANAKVIETVATAHHLDDQVETFFMRLNRGSGLAGLSAIRESDVVPHPVWIIALVRPLLTFRRAELAGIIASSRVAYASDPSNEDDRYDRVRMRKALAECDWIDFQAVAKSVRLIAETDGILTAFEAEAIYRQVRWVGGETRFRPTGYASLDFRIVRSLCFTDEKSVRGDAVWRLLVGLRRGEGGNVGGVLATIDGDEWVFRPEPPRRTG, encoded by the coding sequence ATGGCGATGCTGCTGCTGGCGCAGGAAGCGATTCCCGGCGGGTTCGAGGTGGCGACGGTCGATCACGGACTGCGACCTGAGGCGAAGGACGAATGCGCGCTGGTGGTGGCGGCTTGTGCGGAGCGGGGGGTGCCGTGCGAGGTGCTGACCGTGCAGGTGGGCGCGGGGAACGTGCAGGCGATGGCACGGGAAGCGCGGTATCATGCAATCGCCGATTGGGCCAATGCGAAGGTTATCGAGACGGTGGCGACAGCACATCATCTGGATGATCAGGTCGAAACGTTCTTCATGCGGTTGAATCGCGGTAGTGGATTGGCTGGACTGTCCGCGATCCGGGAAAGCGATGTAGTTCCACATCCTGTCTGGATTATCGCCCTTGTCCGCCCCTTGCTAACTTTTCGGCGCGCCGAATTAGCTGGCATCATCGCTAGCAGCAGGGTGGCCTACGCAAGCGACCCGAGCAATGAGGATGACCGTTATGATCGCGTGCGCATGCGCAAGGCTCTTGCCGAATGCGATTGGATCGATTTTCAGGCGGTTGCCAAGTCCGTTCGTCTGATTGCAGAAACAGATGGAATTCTGACTGCCTTCGAAGCGGAGGCGATTTACCGGCAAGTCCGCTGGGTTGGTGGGGAAACGCGCTTCCGCCCCACGGGATATGCTTCGCTGGACTTTCGCATCGTCCGCAGCCTGTGTTTCACAGATGAAAAGTCGGTCCGTGGGGACGCGGTCTGGAGGTTATTAGTTGGTCTGAGGCGCGGCGAAGGAGGAAATGTGGGCGGCGTCCTCGCTACGATCGACGGTGACGAGTGGGTGTTCCGCCCCGAACCGCCGCGGCGGACGGGGTGA
- a CDS encoding phosphogluconate dehydratase yields the protein MSNLHPTIARVTDRIIEKSKDSRTAYLALIEREAANRPDRSQVSCSNLAHAYAGAMEDQAALKANRGPNIGIVTSYNDMLSAHAPYYRYPERLKIYAREIGATAQVAGGTPAMCDGVTQGETGMELSLFSRDAIAMATGIALSHAMYDGVLLLGICDKIVPGLLIGALRFGHLPAVFVPGGPMPSGISNREKQRVRQLYAEGKATRAELLDSELGSYHSAGTCTFYGTANSNQMMMELMGLHVPGAAFIQPGTKLRQALDRAAVHRVAALGQDGNDYRALGHCVDEKAIVNAMVGLLATGGSTNHAIHIPAFARAAGVQVDWTDLSELSSVVPLLARVYPNGAGDVNHFHEAGGMGFVTRELLDAGLAHRDVVGVGAQRGMDEYAQEPGLDEDNLVWRDVGPSGDAEMLRPAAAPFQPDGGMKLVTGNLGRACFKSSAVAADRMTIEAPCRVFQTQKAVAEAFVAGELDRDVVVVVRFQGPRANGMPELHSLTPPLGVLQDRGYRVALVTDGRMSGASGKVPAAIHCSPEALGGGPLSLLQDGDIVRLCAATGELSTSADLSTRSPAPDPVPEVGTGRELFAMFRSLADEAEKGGSAMLASAGL from the coding sequence ATGAGTAACCTTCACCCCACCATCGCCCGGGTCACCGATCGCATCATCGAGAAGTCGAAAGACAGCCGAACGGCCTATCTGGCGCTGATCGAACGCGAAGCCGCCAACCGGCCGGACCGCAGTCAGGTGAGTTGTTCCAACCTCGCCCACGCCTATGCCGGGGCAATGGAGGACCAGGCGGCGCTAAAGGCCAATCGCGGGCCGAACATCGGTATCGTCACCAGTTACAACGACATGCTGAGCGCCCACGCGCCCTATTACCGTTATCCCGAACGGCTGAAAATCTATGCGCGCGAGATCGGCGCGACCGCACAGGTGGCCGGCGGAACTCCGGCGATGTGCGACGGGGTGACGCAAGGCGAGACCGGCATGGAACTCAGCCTGTTCTCCCGCGATGCCATTGCCATGGCGACGGGGATCGCGCTTTCCCACGCGATGTATGACGGCGTGTTGCTGCTCGGCATCTGCGACAAGATCGTCCCCGGCCTGCTCATCGGCGCGCTGCGGTTCGGGCACCTGCCCGCCGTCTTCGTGCCCGGCGGGCCGATGCCCAGCGGGATTTCCAACCGCGAGAAGCAGCGCGTCCGCCAGCTCTATGCCGAAGGCAAGGCGACTCGCGCGGAACTGCTCGACAGCGAACTGGGCAGCTACCATTCGGCAGGCACCTGCACCTTTTACGGCACGGCCAATTCCAACCAGATGATGATGGAACTGATGGGGCTGCACGTGCCGGGTGCCGCCTTCATTCAGCCGGGCACGAAGCTGCGGCAAGCGCTCGACCGGGCGGCAGTACACCGCGTTGCCGCGTTGGGGCAGGACGGCAATGACTATCGCGCGCTCGGCCACTGCGTCGATGAGAAGGCGATCGTGAACGCGATGGTCGGGCTGCTGGCGACCGGCGGATCGACCAACCACGCGATCCACATTCCCGCCTTTGCCCGCGCGGCCGGGGTGCAGGTGGACTGGACCGATCTTTCAGAGCTTTCGAGCGTCGTACCGCTGCTGGCGCGGGTCTATCCCAATGGCGCAGGGGATGTGAACCATTTCCACGAAGCGGGCGGAATGGGCTTCGTTACGCGCGAACTGCTCGATGCCGGGCTGGCGCATCGCGACGTCGTCGGTGTCGGTGCGCAGCGCGGCATGGACGAATACGCGCAGGAGCCGGGACTCGATGAAGACAATCTGGTGTGGCGCGATGTCGGCCCTTCGGGCGACGCAGAGATGCTCCGCCCCGCCGCCGCGCCGTTCCAGCCCGACGGCGGGATGAAGCTCGTCACCGGCAATCTGGGTCGCGCCTGTTTCAAGAGCTCCGCCGTGGCAGCGGACCGCATGACGATCGAAGCGCCGTGCCGGGTGTTCCAGACCCAGAAGGCTGTGGCAGAGGCCTTCGTCGCCGGGGAGCTGGACCGGGACGTGGTGGTAGTGGTGCGCTTCCAGGGGCCGCGCGCCAACGGGATGCCCGAATTGCACAGCCTCACGCCGCCGCTGGGCGTGTTGCAGGATCGCGGCTACCGCGTGGCGCTGGTCACCGATGGCCGGATGTCGGGCGCAAGCGGCAAGGTGCCCGCGGCAATCCACTGTTCTCCGGAAGCACTGGGCGGCGGGCCGCTGTCGCTCTTGCAAGACGGCGACATCGTGCGTCTCTGCGCGGCAACGGGCGAGCTTTCTACCAGCGCCGATCTCAGCACCCGCAGCCCTGCCCCCGATCCGGTTCCCGAAGTGGGCACCGGGCGCGAACTTTTCGCCATGTTCCGTTCCTTGGCGGACGAAGCCGAAAAGGGTGGCAGCGCGATGCTGGCGAGCGCGGGGCTGTAA
- the eda gene encoding bifunctional 4-hydroxy-2-oxoglutarate aldolase/2-dehydro-3-deoxy-phosphogluconate aldolase, which produces MSISAAIDRIMRTAPVIPVLVVDDVGHARETAEALVEGGLRVLEVTLRTPDAIAAIRRMNLVPGAIVGAGTVVNETQLEEALAAGAEFIVSPGLTEKLGKAAIKHAVPFLPGIANAGDIMRGMDLGLKHFKFFPAMTNGGIPALKSLAAPFFQCKFCPTGGISLDNAADWLALEPVLCVGGSWVAPKGASPEEIVALAREASGLAAA; this is translated from the coding sequence ATGAGCATCAGCGCCGCTATCGACAGGATAATGCGAACTGCTCCGGTCATCCCGGTGCTGGTGGTGGACGATGTGGGCCACGCCCGCGAAACCGCGGAAGCGCTGGTGGAAGGCGGGCTCAGGGTGCTCGAAGTCACGCTGCGCACGCCCGATGCGATCGCCGCGATCCGTCGCATGAACCTCGTTCCCGGCGCGATTGTCGGCGCGGGCACAGTGGTAAACGAAACGCAGCTCGAAGAGGCGCTGGCAGCAGGAGCGGAATTCATCGTCTCCCCCGGCCTGACCGAGAAGCTGGGCAAGGCGGCGATCAAGCACGCCGTGCCGTTCCTGCCAGGCATTGCCAACGCCGGCGACATCATGCGCGGGATGGATCTCGGTTTGAAGCACTTCAAGTTCTTCCCTGCCATGACCAACGGCGGCATTCCCGCCCTCAAGAGTCTCGCCGCGCCGTTTTTCCAGTGCAAGTTCTGCCCCACCGGCGGCATATCGCTCGACAATGCGGCGGACTGGCTGGCTTTGGAGCCGGTGCTCTGCGTCGGCGGCAGCTGGGTCGCGCCCAAAGGCGCCTCGCCCGAGGAGATCGTGGCGCTGGCACGCGAAGCGAGCGGATTGGCGGCGGCATGA
- a CDS encoding glucokinase, which yields MTEIVTVDIGGTHARFALASQSGNGTITLDEPITLHTDDHASFQTAWEDYRERKGGTLPPRVAMAIAGPVGGDVIRFTNNPWIIRPALIPEKLGCQGYVLVNDFEAVAHAVARAPADQFLHLAGPDEDLPASGTISVLGPGTGLGVAHLWRDGKGFTHVQATEGGHVDFAPLDPIEDAILVRLRKRHNRVSAERVVSGPAIVDIYETLGALEGRAMAELDDVAIWTAGMDGSDSLAAAAIDRFCLSLGAVAGDTALAQGASAVVIAGGLGYRLRDHLPKSGFAERFRAKGRFEGLMAKLPVKLITHPQPGLFGAAAAYFLQHGEQA from the coding sequence ATGACCGAGATTGTTACCGTAGACATCGGCGGCACTCACGCCCGCTTTGCGCTGGCCAGCCAGTCGGGCAACGGCACGATCACGCTGGACGAGCCGATCACCCTGCACACCGACGATCACGCCAGTTTCCAGACCGCCTGGGAAGATTACCGCGAACGCAAGGGCGGCACCCTGCCCCCGCGCGTGGCGATGGCGATTGCCGGGCCGGTGGGCGGTGACGTGATCCGCTTCACCAATAACCCGTGGATCATTCGCCCGGCGCTGATCCCGGAAAAGCTGGGGTGCCAAGGGTACGTGCTGGTCAACGATTTCGAAGCCGTGGCCCATGCGGTTGCCCGCGCCCCGGCAGACCAGTTCCTGCATCTCGCCGGGCCGGACGAGGATCTTCCTGCCAGCGGCACGATCAGCGTGCTTGGCCCCGGAACCGGGCTGGGCGTTGCGCACCTTTGGCGCGACGGCAAGGGATTCACCCATGTGCAGGCGACCGAAGGCGGACACGTCGATTTTGCCCCGCTCGATCCCATCGAGGATGCGATCCTCGTGCGGCTGCGCAAGCGCCACAACCGCGTTTCGGCCGAGCGGGTGGTATCCGGCCCCGCTATTGTCGATATCTACGAAACGCTCGGTGCGCTCGAAGGTCGGGCGATGGCCGAACTCGATGACGTTGCGATCTGGACCGCCGGAATGGACGGCAGCGACAGCCTCGCTGCTGCCGCAATCGACCGCTTCTGCCTCTCGCTCGGCGCCGTCGCGGGCGATACCGCACTGGCGCAGGGGGCAAGCGCAGTGGTGATCGCGGGCGGTCTGGGGTACCGGCTGCGCGATCATTTGCCCAAGTCGGGCTTTGCCGAACGCTTTCGCGCCAAGGGCCGCTTCGAAGGGCTGATGGCGAAACTGCCGGTCAAGCTTATCACCCACCCGCAGCCGGGCCTGTTCGGCGCGGCGGCAGCCTATTTCCTCCAGCACGGAGAGCAAGCATGA